The window CGTCGCGACAGTCAGGAACTGAGGAGCGCCCGAGCGGGCGATGGAGGTGCGGTTTTCGCTGAGCAGCCGCATCTTGATCTGCGGAATGGTCGAAGCCGTGGAAGGCCAATCACCGGGGCGGAACACGCGCGTTCCCGCGTCTGTGTTGGCAGCGATGACGGCCTGATAGACGAGGACCAGAAGGTCAGCGGAGGTCGTCATGCCGTCGCCATGACCTTGAGGAGTACATGGCCATGTCCATCGGGGATTGGCTCGCGCACCACGTAGACCTTGCCGGTCTTCACGACCTTCACGCGGTCGCCCTGCTGGGCCTCTGCAGCGAGGGCAGCGGCTCGAATGCCGATAAGCGGCCTCTTCTGGATCGAGGTTTGCCCATCCTCGCCCATCTGCAGCTCGGTCGCTTCGTCATCGACCACCGCGTCGGGGATCGTCACAGCGACGCCCCCGCGCGGCGTGTAGATGACCTCGTCCCCGAAAATGCCCATCGCAGGGCCGAGGACGAGGCTATCCCAGTCGATCGACATGAGGCTACCTTAGGCGCCGGCGCGTCCGGTGCGCAGGACTTCCGGGCGCTTGCAGATCGGGAGCGGGTACATGGATGCCTCCATGCGCCACCATTCGTTGCGGTCGCGGTCGAAGATCGGCTTGATATAGCGCTTCTGACCGGGGGTGTTGACCCATTCGAAGCCTTCGGCCGGAGCAAGCGCTTCCTCGAACACGCCAGGCGCATTGACGGGGAACAGCTTCACCTTGTCGTCAGGGATCTTGATCGACGTGTTGTCGTCCGAGCCGCGATAGTTGACCCAATCGACGCCGCCGAAGTGGAACGTCTGGAATGCCCCACCCTTGCGGAGGTCGGTTGCGTCGGACCAGTTCTTATACGTGCTCACCACATCGACGTGATTGGTGAACTCGTCGTAGAACGCATCGCCGCACAGCGCCATGACGCTGGTGGCCTGCGTGAAGGCGCCCTTCGCGGAACGGGCCATCGAACGGGTGAGTTCGTTGATGATCGGGCGAAGCGAATATTCGACGTTTGCCGAGAGGTTGAAGGCGATTTCCTCCGGCTCTTCGAACTCGAATTCGTCGAACCAGTTGTACAGTACCGAGCCGTCGTAATCGAGGAAAAGGCCCTGAACGGCACCGAGGAACATGTTCTCCTCGGTATAGTCGAGCAGCGAGAGAAGGCCGGTAGGACCGCTCAGGCGGCGGGCCACCTCGTCCTGCACCTGCATGAGCACGGTCGTTTCGCCGAATGCGCGAATGTTCTGGAGCTCATGGCTGAAAATCGTGTCGCCTACGCGGACACGTGGCACATCGAAGTACCGCATCTTGCGGCGCTCGGTGTTGCGCTCGGCATTGGTGGGCTGGCCACGCTGGCTGATGGGCACGACGGTCAGGATGCCGTTGCGCTCTTCCACGGCAAGCGCGGTCGTGCGGATCGGGTTCTCGGTGAAGATACCCGAATCACGAAGCATGGCGGGCAGGTGCGGTAGCCGCTCGACCGCCGTCGTCATTTCGATAGCGGAGAAGGGATCGGAGTGGAAAATGTCAATGATCGTGCCGGTCATGGCGGATTGCTCCATCTGAAGAAGGGGCCGCGCCTACGGATGGAGCGCGCCCTGGAAGGGGAGGCGCGGCGCAAGGCCGCGCCCGATCAGGTGTTGAGGATGGTCAGCTTCTCGAGCTGGGCGAGGGCGATAGCCTTCTGCGCGTCGGTGGTGACGTTGGCGCCCCAGATCAGCTCACTGGCGTTCACGCGCATCGGGCCGCGCACGTTGGCGACCGCATCTGCATCGCTGGTGGTCGCATCGCGCGACCCACTCCACAAAATGGCGCGAGCTACAGCCAGGCCATCGGACGCAGTTGGATCCCAGGGGCCGAACTTGACGGTGCCGGTGGTGGTCACGGTGAAACCATCGCCTGCAGCGAAGGCCGTGGCGCCTGCCGTGATCGTGAACCCGATCCCATCCTCGTCGAATGCGGCGCCAGTCGTTCCGCTGCCGACCTCGGCACCCGCCGGATCGTTGACGGTGAAATGCGTCGCATCGTCGAACACAACCGCATATTCACCGATTTGGGCGGCAGGACCGACCGTGATCGCGCCAATCGTGCCGTTACCGGTGTTGGTTTCCAGCGCGCTGGAAACAGCTGCGCCGCCGGCAGTCTCGCCGCCGAGCACGAGGCCAGCCGTGCAAAGGCCACTGCCTGCGATCAGGATGATTGCTTCACGCGTCAGCATGCCATCGGAGGGGTCCCAGATGACGTATCCGCCGGTGTGGCGGTTCTCGGTGATGGGGGTAACCTTGGGAGTGCCCATGGTAAGCTCCTATTGAAAAGACAGGGTGTGGTGGCTCAGGCGCGCGGTGCGACGCCGAGTTTGGAGAAGGACCGCCCCCAGCTTGCGCCAGCCTTCGGCTTGTTTCCCGTCGGGCCATCGGTCGCGCCGAGGTCAGTGTTGCGCTGCTCGCGGGACGAACGGGGCGGAGCGCTGCCCTGAGGCGAGCGATTGGCCTGCCCGCGCATGACGGCGATCGCCTCCTGTCGGGTCATCGTGGTCTCGAACGCCAGCGACATCGCGAGAGGGATGTTGTTCGCCGCTGCCTTGTGCGCGAAGATGGCCGCGCAGCGAGCTCGTTCACGGCGGCGAGCCGATGCCTTGGCGCTGCGGCCAGTCATCTCCTCCTTGTCGTCGTCGTCCTCATCGTCCTCATCGTCGTCGTCCTCATCGGCCCGGCGCGATTTCCTGCCTTTCGATTTGGGCTCATCATCGTCCGCATCGTCGTCGGCACGCTTGGACTTTTTGCCCTTGGCGGCGTTGTCGTCGTCACCTTCATCGGTGTCGTCGTCATCGGCTCGCTTTGCCTTGCGACCCTTCTTGCCCTTGGCATCTGCCGGGCCGTCGTCGGTGTCGTCGTCTTCGGCATCCTTGCCGTCATCGTCATCTTCGGCGTCGGTGGTGTCATCGTTCTGATCGTCATCGTCCGCAGCGCGGCGAGACTTGCGGGAAAGGCCGGCGAAATGCGCAAAACGCCCCGCGCCCGCCGTCAAACGACTGGTGTTCATACTTTCTCCATCGTGATTGGCGCGAGGCCGCGCCGGGCCGGACCCCGGCGGATCAATCGAGCTGCCTGAGCAGTTCCCGGAAGGCTTCATCAGGTGCCATGACGGCGTCAGCGAAACCGATTTCCACTCCCTCTTCGCCGAGGAAGGTTCCGGCCTGGGTGTTCCAGACCTGTTTGGGTTTCATGCCCCGATTGCGGGCGACCGTGGCATCGAACAGATCACCTATGGCCAGAACGTCGGCCTTGAGGCGCTTGAAGGCATCTGCCGACAGATCGAACAGATCAGAGCCTTCGCCCTTGAGTTCGCCCTTGGTGATGAGCGTGGGCTTGATGCCCGCTTTCTCCAGCGCACCCTGAAAGCTGACGTGCATGTAGATGACGCCAACGGATCCCGTGCCGCCAGTGCGCGGCACGGTTACGACGTGCGCCGCAGATGCCAGAGCATAGGCAGCCGAGTAGGCATTTTCGCCCAGGATCGCCCAAATGGGCTTGATGGTACGGCCACGGAAGATCGTGTCTACGAGATCGAAACAGCCCGCGACCTCGCCGCCGGGACTGTCAATATCGAGCGCAATGGCGTCGATGGCGTCATCAGCGAGGGCAGCCATGATCTGGGCGCGCAGGCGATCATATGCGGCAATGCCGCAGATATCGCCGATCGGCCACCACGCCCCCAGACGCTGGACGAGCACGCCGTGGATCTTGATCACCGCAACGCCTGAGATCACCTCGAATAGCGATGCTTCGTCGCCATAATTGATCTGTGATTTCCATGCAGGGGGTGGGGCTCCCCAAGCTGGTTCACCGGCTTTGGCCTGTACGGTTACCGCCAGCGCGGATGCAGAGGGGAGAAGGGCGGCGGGCCTGTTGAACAAGCCGTCGAGGCTGTAGCCTGTCATCGTCGTCCTCGATTACTGCCGCGCTTCGATGCGTTATGCTGGGACTGGGCAGGCGCTGCCGTACAGACCGAAGCGGCGTCGGGCTGCTGCAGCGGCGGATCATATTCGATACGCCTGTTGTCGACCTGGATCGCACGAACCATCCTGACCGACGCCGTGCGTTCTTCGATATCGGCAGGCGTTTCATTTACGCGGATCGTCTCGCCACCGATCAGGTGAAGGGCGCTGCCGCCTTCGACCTGGTCGATATAGGCGATGGCGGCGATGGCCACCCGCAGGAGCCGCATACCGCCGTAGCGGGTGACGTCGATAAACATCAGGCCTGCTCTTTCTGGGGAGGCTGCGCTGCCTCCGTTGCGCTTTTGTCTTCGCCGAACCACTGGGGGCGCGGCAGACCAAGTTCGGTCATGCGATTGAATTCGATCGCGCGCTGGGCGAGGTTCTCTTCCCAGTCGACACCTTGGCGAGCGCATTCCTCTTCAAGGGTGGAGAGACCTGCGTCGAGGCCCAGGACCACACCCTGGCGCTCGGACACCGGATCGACAAAACCGCGCGGCGTGCCCAGCCAGCGGCAACGCGAGTAAGCCGTGCGCATTTCCATATATGCCGGGGCATTCCGAGGGAGGGGCAACTCGCCCAAATCGAACGGCTCTGCCAGCCAAGTCGCGTAGATCGGCGTCGCGGTGTTCGTCTGGAAATCCTGTTCGCGGCGGATGAACATCTTTTCCGATTCCGCCACGCCAGCGCGCGCCGATGACCAGCTCGTATCCGACCAGTCGTTATGGGTCTGCTCGCCTGACAGGCCCACGCACTGGCCCACGCCTCGCAGCATCTCATGCGTGAAGGGACTGAAGTTGGCATTGGGCCGCTCGGCTGAAACCGTCTTGATCTCTTCGCCGGGCGCAAGGGTCGCCATGTTCACGCCGCTGATGGGCATGGTGCGATCCCGGTGGAAGTCGGACCGCATATCCTGATACCAGCCGAAACCCGACTGTGCCGGATCGTCGGCCTCAACCTCTCCCTCGAGTGCAGCCCTCACCATCTCCAGATCGAACGGCGAGGTCACATAGAGCCCGAAATGAGAGGCCACCGTCGCGGCAGACAACTCGACGCCGTAATATTTGGCCAGCATCTTCAGGCGGCCGAGCACAGGGGCGAAAATGGACATGCCCCGGTTCTGGGCAAAGCGGTCCAGATCGTAATCGTGATAGACGCGCTGCCACCCGTCTTCCGGATCCTCTCGCAGGACACGGTCCCACTCCATGCTTTCGGTCGCATTGTACCAGTCGTACTGGTGGGCCTTGCGGATGTGGTACGCGATCGGCACCTCGTCCCGATCGATCTCCACGCCGCCGCGAAGGTATCGCGTATCCTGCTGCTGATAGGGGTTCGACAACCGATCGGGATCGACACCCTGAAAGCATGTGGCGTAGCGCGCCGCCGACGCTCCGACCCTGTCAGGCCGCCATTGTGCGACGATCAGGGATTCTCCATCAATCAGTTTGTGACCGAGGGCGACACGCCATTGCTGGGATACCGTCTGTTTCCGGCCGACGTCATTGTAGTGGCCGAGATCTTCGGCATAGTTGCGCCAATGTGCTTCGGCAGCACGGCGGAACTCGTCAGCCCAAACCGCATCGAATGCCTTGCTGTGATAAGAAAGGGCGCGCCAGTCGGGCTTGGCAACCAGTCGATAGGACGATCCGATCGTTGAATCGAGGATGCGGCCGACGATCCCTTTGGCCCAGCCGTCGTTGCGATACAGATCACGGCCTCGCCCGACGATCCGGTCGCGATAGATGTTGATCTCGGAGTCCGGGGACCGGGTAATCGGATACCAGTCCCCATACTCCTGGCCGCCGATGCTTGCCGCATCGTAGGGGAAAAGCGATCGGTTAGGACCATCGAGAGACCCGCGCATCCCAGTGCGGGCGCGGGTTCTGATGCGCTCGATCGCTTGCGCCGGAATTTTGCGGCCCTGAGCATCCAGAATGGTGGAATGCGAAGCCATCAGAAGCGCGGCCTGATTGCAGAGCGGGGCGTTTTGATCAGGCCGAGTTGCGCCTGAATTTGGCGGATCGCCATGGTCAGCATACCAATGTTGGCCATGCTATACGTGACGCTTTTCCCGCCATCTCCCTGCGTGTAGCTGGCAGTCTGAACTTTGCTGCCCGACATGATGTCCAGGTAGTCTTGCTGCATCTGGGTCAGGCGGGCCTGGAGCACAGATGTATCCATGCCAGCAAGGATGCTGCGGCTCGGATCATAGCGCATGGTCGAGCCTCCTCAGGCCAGCCGGCGGGTGAAGCCGGATCGTTTCTTATTCCGGGTGCCAGTGACTGGCATGGCGGGCGGCTGCTGGGGCGGATTCGCCGTGGCAGTAGATGAAGTAGGCGAGGGCAGGGCAGGGGATGCCTGTTTGTCGCCGTCGCTTTCGCCGTCGGTGGACCGATCTGCGCTCACTGTGAGTGCCGCGCCGACCTTATCG of the Novosphingobium sp. 9 genome contains:
- a CDS encoding gpW family protein, whose protein sequence is MRYDPSRSILAGMDTSVLQARLTQMQQDYLDIMSGSKVQTASYTQGDGGKSVTYSMANIGMLTMAIRQIQAQLGLIKTPRSAIRPRF
- a CDS encoding phage portal protein; protein product: MASHSTILDAQGRKIPAQAIERIRTRARTGMRGSLDGPNRSLFPYDAASIGGQEYGDWYPITRSPDSEINIYRDRIVGRGRDLYRNDGWAKGIVGRILDSTIGSSYRLVAKPDWRALSYHSKAFDAVWADEFRRAAEAHWRNYAEDLGHYNDVGRKQTVSQQWRVALGHKLIDGESLIVAQWRPDRVGASAARYATCFQGVDPDRLSNPYQQQDTRYLRGGVEIDRDEVPIAYHIRKAHQYDWYNATESMEWDRVLREDPEDGWQRVYHDYDLDRFAQNRGMSIFAPVLGRLKMLAKYYGVELSAATVASHFGLYVTSPFDLEMVRAALEGEVEADDPAQSGFGWYQDMRSDFHRDRTMPISGVNMATLAPGEEIKTVSAERPNANFSPFTHEMLRGVGQCVGLSGEQTHNDWSDTSWSSARAGVAESEKMFIRREQDFQTNTATPIYATWLAEPFDLGELPLPRNAPAYMEMRTAYSRCRWLGTPRGFVDPVSERQGVVLGLDAGLSTLEEECARQGVDWEENLAQRAIEFNRMTELGLPRPQWFGEDKSATEAAQPPQKEQA
- a CDS encoding head decoration protein — encoded protein: MGTPKVTPITENRHTGGYVIWDPSDGMLTREAIILIAGSGLCTAGLVLGGETAGGAAVSSALETNTGNGTIGAITVGPAAQIGEYAVVFDDATHFTVNDPAGAEVGSGTTGAAFDEDGIGFTITAGATAFAAGDGFTVTTTGTVKFGPWDPTASDGLAVARAILWSGSRDATTSDADAVANVRGPMRVNASELIWGANVTTDAQKAIALAQLEKLTILNT
- a CDS encoding S49 family peptidase — its product is MTGYSLDGLFNRPAALLPSASALAVTVQAKAGEPAWGAPPPAWKSQINYGDEASLFEVISGVAVIKIHGVLVQRLGAWWPIGDICGIAAYDRLRAQIMAALADDAIDAIALDIDSPGGEVAGCFDLVDTIFRGRTIKPIWAILGENAYSAAYALASAAHVVTVPRTGGTGSVGVIYMHVSFQGALEKAGIKPTLITKGELKGEGSDLFDLSADAFKRLKADVLAIGDLFDATVARNRGMKPKQVWNTQAGTFLGEEGVEIGFADAVMAPDEAFRELLRQLD
- a CDS encoding major capsid protein — protein: MTGTIIDIFHSDPFSAIEMTTAVERLPHLPAMLRDSGIFTENPIRTTALAVEERNGILTVVPISQRGQPTNAERNTERRKMRYFDVPRVRVGDTIFSHELQNIRAFGETTVLMQVQDEVARRLSGPTGLLSLLDYTEENMFLGAVQGLFLDYDGSVLYNWFDEFEFEEPEEIAFNLSANVEYSLRPIINELTRSMARSAKGAFTQATSVMALCGDAFYDEFTNHVDVVSTYKNWSDATDLRKGGAFQTFHFGGVDWVNYRGSDDNTSIKIPDDKVKLFPVNAPGVFEEALAPAEGFEWVNTPGQKRYIKPIFDRDRNEWWRMEASMYPLPICKRPEVLRTGRAGA